One Nocardia sp. BMG111209 DNA segment encodes these proteins:
- a CDS encoding aromatic ring-hydroxylating dioxygenase subunit alpha: MARWPKPPEGSWTQHYSELGTAPMSYADSISPEFYELEREAIFKRAWLNVGRVEQLPRTGSYFTKEIQVARTSVIVVRDGDGTVRAFHNICRHRGNKLVWNDFPNEEVSGTCRQFTCKYHGWRYGLDGALNFVQQEGEFFDLDKDSYGLVPVACDVWSGFIFVNLDREPRQTLHEFLGPMVTGLEGYPFDRLSERWYYRSEVGANWKLYLDAFQEFYHAPVLHGKQSPAKYSAAAQQAGFEAPHYQLDGPHRLVSTSGVVTWELDSEMRKPMEDITRSGLFGPWDTPDLGPMPAGLNPAKCDPWGLDSFQLFPNFVILIWSGGWYLTYHYWPTSYNTHVFEGNLYFPPARTIRERVAHEMAAVTFKEYALQDGNTLEATQTMLESRAVEAFPLNDQEILLRHLHKVAGDWVSDYLGGDLEVTKR, from the coding sequence ATGGCTCGCTGGCCCAAACCCCCCGAGGGCAGCTGGACGCAGCACTATTCGGAACTCGGCACCGCCCCGATGTCGTACGCCGACTCGATCTCGCCGGAGTTCTACGAGCTGGAGCGGGAGGCGATCTTCAAGCGCGCCTGGCTCAATGTCGGCCGCGTGGAGCAGTTGCCGCGCACCGGAAGCTATTTCACGAAGGAGATCCAGGTCGCGCGGACCTCGGTGATTGTGGTGCGCGACGGTGACGGGACCGTGCGCGCGTTCCACAACATCTGCCGTCATCGCGGAAACAAGCTGGTGTGGAACGACTTTCCCAACGAGGAGGTCTCGGGCACCTGCCGCCAGTTCACCTGCAAGTACCACGGCTGGCGCTACGGCCTCGACGGCGCACTGAATTTCGTGCAGCAGGAGGGCGAATTCTTCGACCTGGACAAGGATTCCTACGGGCTGGTGCCGGTCGCCTGTGACGTGTGGTCCGGATTCATCTTCGTGAACCTCGATCGTGAACCGCGGCAGACGTTGCACGAATTCCTCGGCCCGATGGTCACCGGGCTGGAGGGCTATCCCTTCGATCGGCTCAGCGAACGCTGGTACTACCGCAGCGAGGTCGGCGCGAACTGGAAGCTGTACCTGGACGCGTTCCAGGAGTTCTACCACGCGCCGGTCCTGCACGGTAAGCAGAGTCCGGCGAAGTACTCCGCCGCCGCGCAGCAGGCCGGTTTCGAGGCGCCGCACTACCAGCTCGACGGCCCGCACCGGCTGGTCAGCACCTCCGGGGTGGTCACCTGGGAGCTGGACTCCGAGATGCGTAAGCCGATGGAGGACATCACCCGCAGCGGACTGTTCGGGCCTTGGGACACACCGGATCTCGGGCCGATGCCGGCCGGGCTCAATCCGGCGAAGTGCGACCCGTGGGGGCTGGACTCGTTCCAGCTGTTCCCGAATTTCGTGATCCTCATCTGGTCCGGCGGGTGGTATCTCACGTACCACTACTGGCCCACCTCGTACAACACCCATGTGTTCGAGGGCAATCTGTACTTCCCGCCCGCGCGGACCATCCGCGAACGCGTTGCGCACGAGATGGCGGCGGTGACGTTCAAGGAATACGCACTGCAGGACGGCAATACGCTGGAGGCCACCCAGACCATGCTGGAATCCCGTGCGGTCGAGGCCTTTCCGCTCAACGATCAGGAGATCCTGCTGCGGCATCTGCACAAGGTCGCCGGTGACTGGGTCTCGGACTACCTCGGCGGCGATCTGGAGGTGACGAAGCGATGA
- a CDS encoding TauD/TfdA family dioxygenase encodes MTITVEKLGRDVGAEITDVDTDRLLTDPGVPGAILDALETYGVLLFRGLHLDAETQVEFCRHLGELDTSPGHHPVSGIYRVSLDTTKNSSASYLRATFDWHIDGCTPADDAYPQKATVLSAHAVAASGGETEFASTYAAFDALSDDERAEFATLRVLHSLEASQRLVTPDPTPEQLAVWRRRPSKEHPLIWTHTTGRRSLVLGASTDHVVGMESGASRALLDDLLDRCTAPDRVYRHEWSVGDTVIWDNRGVIHRAAPYAPDSPREMLRTTVLGDEPIR; translated from the coding sequence ATGACCATCACCGTCGAAAAACTCGGCCGCGACGTCGGGGCCGAGATCACCGACGTGGACACCGACCGGCTGCTGACCGATCCCGGCGTGCCGGGCGCGATCCTGGACGCGCTGGAGACCTACGGCGTGCTGTTGTTCCGTGGCCTGCACCTGGACGCGGAAACCCAGGTGGAGTTCTGTCGGCACCTCGGTGAGCTGGACACCTCGCCGGGCCATCATCCGGTCAGCGGAATCTATCGGGTCAGCCTGGACACCACGAAGAACTCGTCGGCGAGCTATCTGCGGGCCACCTTCGACTGGCATATCGACGGCTGCACCCCGGCGGACGACGCCTACCCGCAGAAGGCCACGGTGCTCTCCGCGCACGCCGTCGCGGCGTCCGGTGGCGAGACCGAATTCGCCTCCACCTACGCCGCTTTCGACGCGCTGAGCGACGACGAGCGGGCCGAGTTCGCCACGCTGCGGGTACTGCATTCACTGGAGGCCTCGCAGCGGCTGGTCACCCCGGATCCGACGCCGGAGCAGCTGGCCGTGTGGCGGCGGCGGCCGTCGAAGGAACATCCCCTGATCTGGACGCACACCACCGGCCGCCGCTCGCTGGTGCTCGGCGCCTCCACCGATCACGTCGTGGGCATGGAATCCGGTGCGAGCCGCGCGCTGCTGGACGACCTGCTCGACCGCTGCACCGCGCCCGACCGGGTCTACCGGCACGAGTGGTCCGTCGGCGACACCGTCATCTGGGACAACCGCGGCGTCATCCATCGCGCCGCCCCCTATGCGCCGGACTCGCCGCGAGAAATGCTGCGCACCACCGTCCTCGGCGACGAACCCATCCGATAG
- a CDS encoding aromatic ring-hydroxylating dioxygenase subunit alpha, whose translation MSGWPKPAEGSWTQHYPDLGTGPISFEDSVSPEFYELEREAIFRRAWLNVGRIEQLPRTGSYFTKEIRIARTSVIVVRDGDGTVRAFHNICRHRGNKLVWNDFPNEEVSGTCRQFTCKYHGWRYGLDGALNFVQQEGEFFDLDKDSTGLAPVHCEVWAGFVFVNLDREPRQTLREFLGPMITALEGYPFDRMTEWYEFSADNRSNWKLFADAFQEYYHVPALHTQQVPAAVRRPENGFTCAHFQLDGPHRVTSTAGPRRWTLAPEYMYPIERVTRSGLVGPWQSPELDVAMPPGLNPGKVEPWGIDNFQIFPNIEILIYRGWYLLYRYWPTSHNTHHFEGMLCYQPARTVRERVEHEVSSVVFKEFALQDAGMLTGTQTALESAYATAGITEYPVGDQEILVRHFHKTVADWVDAYRAERTGVRA comes from the coding sequence GTGAGCGGATGGCCCAAACCCGCCGAAGGCAGCTGGACACAACACTATCCGGATCTCGGCACCGGCCCGATCTCGTTCGAGGATTCGGTGTCGCCGGAGTTCTACGAACTCGAACGGGAGGCGATCTTCCGGCGCGCCTGGCTCAATGTCGGCCGTATCGAGCAATTGCCGCGCACCGGAAGCTATTTCACGAAGGAGATCCGGATCGCCCGCACCTCGGTGATCGTGGTGCGCGACGGCGACGGGACCGTGCGCGCCTTCCACAACATCTGCCGTCATCGCGGAAACAAGCTGGTGTGGAACGACTTTCCCAACGAGGAGGTCTCGGGCACCTGCCGCCAGTTCACCTGCAAGTACCACGGCTGGCGCTACGGCCTCGACGGCGCACTGAATTTCGTGCAGCAGGAGGGCGAATTCTTCGACCTGGACAAGGATTCCACCGGCCTGGCGCCGGTGCACTGCGAGGTGTGGGCGGGCTTCGTCTTCGTCAACCTCGATCGCGAGCCGCGGCAGACGCTGCGGGAATTCCTCGGCCCGATGATCACCGCCCTCGAGGGGTATCCCTTCGACCGGATGACCGAGTGGTACGAATTCTCGGCCGACAATCGCAGCAACTGGAAACTGTTCGCCGACGCGTTCCAGGAGTACTACCACGTGCCGGCCCTGCACACCCAGCAGGTCCCGGCCGCGGTGCGCCGCCCCGAGAACGGTTTCACCTGTGCGCATTTCCAGCTCGACGGCCCGCACCGGGTGACGTCGACGGCCGGCCCGCGGCGCTGGACCCTGGCGCCGGAATACATGTATCCGATCGAGCGGGTCACCCGCAGCGGGCTCGTCGGTCCGTGGCAGTCGCCGGAACTCGACGTGGCGATGCCGCCCGGACTCAACCCCGGCAAGGTCGAGCCGTGGGGTATCGACAACTTCCAGATCTTCCCCAATATCGAAATCCTCATCTACCGCGGCTGGTATCTGCTGTACCGGTACTGGCCGACGTCGCACAACACGCATCATTTCGAGGGCATGCTGTGCTATCAGCCGGCCCGTACCGTGCGCGAGCGCGTGGAGCACGAGGTCTCCTCGGTGGTGTTCAAGGAATTCGCGTTGCAGGACGCGGGCATGCTCACCGGCACCCAGACCGCACTGGAGTCCGCGTACGCCACCGCGGGCATCACCGAATATCCGGTGGGCGATCAGGAAATTCTGGTGCGCCACTTCCACAAGACGGTCGCGGACTGGGTCGACGCCTACCGCGCCGAGCGGACGGGGGTACGCGCATGA
- a CDS encoding carboxymuconolactone decarboxylase family protein — translation MTRDLTTSVPRLAPLAPEQWDENARALLRGRVGLADRYLSGEPDAPRMPNVLGVLGHHPELAAAWLSYNGVLLQEPALDPLLRELVILRVAARTGSGYEWHQHVRIGTQLGLAAAQIDAIGAPSGGPALSPVEALLLTATDELLDDHRLGDRTWAALSGQFDARQLLELLFVAGSYLCLALVFNSVALQPDPDAGPGDRPAPPETEVRP, via the coding sequence ATGACCCGCGACCTCACCACCTCGGTGCCCCGGCTCGCGCCGCTGGCCCCCGAACAGTGGGACGAGAACGCGCGGGCATTGCTGCGCGGCCGGGTCGGACTCGCCGATCGTTACCTGTCCGGCGAACCGGACGCGCCGCGGATGCCGAACGTACTCGGCGTACTCGGTCATCATCCGGAACTCGCGGCGGCCTGGCTGTCCTACAACGGTGTCCTGCTGCAGGAACCCGCGCTGGATCCGCTGCTGCGGGAACTGGTGATCCTGCGTGTCGCCGCCCGCACCGGCTCCGGTTACGAGTGGCATCAGCACGTGCGCATCGGGACGCAGCTCGGGCTCGCCGCCGCGCAGATCGACGCGATCGGCGCGCCGTCCGGCGGTCCGGCGCTGTCGCCGGTCGAGGCGTTGCTGCTCACCGCCACCGACGAACTCCTCGACGACCACCGCCTGGGCGACCGCACCTGGGCCGCGCTGTCAGGGCAGTTCGACGCCCGCCAATTGCTGGAACTGCTGTTCGTCGCCGGTTCCTACCTGTGCCTGGCGCTGGTCTTCAACAGCGTCGCCCTGCAACCCGACCCGGACGCCGGTCCGGGTGACCGACCCGCCCCACCGGAAACGGAGGTTCGACCGTGA
- a CDS encoding SDR family NAD(P)-dependent oxidoreductase: protein MNSPTPSAGTPGVPSARAGRVAVVTGGASGMGLSICHALAEIGDSVAVWDIDGAAAERVAEDIRTAGGAAIAAEVDVTDRAVVDEALRKVHAEFGPVRIMVTSAGLVGFAPFTEITAEDWRRVIDVNLNGTFHCVQASIPDMLAAGWGRVVTISSSSAQRGSPGMIHYTASKGAVVAMTKGLAREYASRGITVNTIPPSGIDTPMSRNSQAAGNLPDNEVMAKAIPVGHLGTGADIAAAVVFLCSEQAGYITGQVLGVNGGSVI, encoded by the coding sequence ATGAACAGTCCGACTCCGAGCGCCGGTACCCCCGGCGTGCCGTCGGCCCGTGCCGGCCGGGTGGCGGTGGTCACCGGTGGCGCGTCCGGCATGGGACTGTCGATCTGCCACGCGCTGGCCGAGATCGGCGACAGTGTGGCGGTCTGGGACATCGACGGCGCCGCCGCCGAACGGGTGGCCGAGGACATCCGGACCGCGGGCGGAGCCGCCATCGCGGCCGAGGTCGACGTGACCGACCGGGCGGTGGTGGACGAGGCGTTGCGGAAGGTGCATGCCGAGTTCGGCCCGGTCCGGATCATGGTCACCAGTGCGGGTCTGGTGGGTTTCGCGCCGTTCACCGAGATCACCGCCGAGGACTGGCGCCGCGTGATCGACGTGAATCTGAACGGCACCTTCCACTGTGTGCAGGCGTCGATCCCGGATATGCTCGCCGCCGGCTGGGGCCGGGTCGTGACGATCTCGTCGTCGAGCGCGCAGCGTGGCTCGCCGGGCATGATCCACTACACCGCGTCCAAGGGCGCCGTGGTGGCGATGACGAAAGGTCTTGCGCGCGAATACGCTTCGCGCGGTATCACGGTGAACACGATTCCGCCGTCGGGGATCGACACCCCGATGTCGCGCAATTCGCAGGCCGCCGGCAACCTGCCGGACAACGAGGTGATGGCCAAGGCGATCCCGGTGGGACATCTGGGCACCGGCGCGGACATCGCCGCGGCGGTGGTGTTCCTGTGCTCGGAACAGGCCGGATACATCACCGGTCAGGTGCTCGGCGTCAACGGTGGCTCGGTCATATGA
- a CDS encoding ferredoxin--NADP reductase — protein sequence MPSAEVVPAAVAGPVRGWHRARIAEVITETADARSFVLDIPEAVRSRFDYRAGQFLTFRVTVGGVDHYRSYSMSSAPAVGDRLQVTVKRVRGGVVSNAMIDTLGAGAEVEVTVPAGVFVLRDGSGDLVAFAGGSGITPVFSVLKTVLATTSRRVRLLYANRDRDSVIFARELAALAEGSGGRLTITWHHDTESGLVGADGIRGVLESTTDAEYFVCGPEPFMDLVEGVLAERGADPARVHVERFASAAEPEPVAPQAVTAAEVTVRYGRRRVSGAHRAGSTILQTARALGVAPPSSCEAGSCATCIARIVRGSARMRHNDALGEDEVADGWVLTCQAFPTSPVVHVVYE from the coding sequence ATGCCGTCGGCTGAGGTCGTGCCGGCCGCCGTCGCCGGGCCGGTCCGCGGCTGGCACCGCGCGCGGATCGCGGAGGTGATCACCGAGACGGCGGACGCGCGGTCGTTCGTACTGGACATTCCCGAGGCGGTGCGGTCGCGCTTCGACTACCGGGCGGGTCAGTTCCTCACCTTCCGGGTGACGGTCGGCGGGGTCGACCACTACCGCTCATATTCGATGTCCTCGGCGCCGGCGGTGGGAGATCGGTTGCAGGTCACCGTGAAACGCGTGCGCGGCGGGGTGGTGTCCAATGCGATGATCGACACGCTCGGCGCCGGCGCCGAGGTCGAGGTGACGGTGCCGGCGGGGGTTTTCGTCTTGCGTGACGGCAGTGGCGATCTCGTCGCCTTCGCCGGCGGCAGCGGGATCACCCCGGTGTTCTCCGTACTGAAAACGGTGCTGGCCACCACATCTCGCCGGGTGCGGTTGCTGTACGCCAACCGCGACCGGGATTCGGTCATCTTCGCGCGGGAACTGGCCGCACTGGCCGAGGGCAGCGGCGGGCGGCTCACGATCACCTGGCACCACGACACCGAATCCGGCCTCGTCGGCGCCGACGGGATCCGTGGCGTACTCGAATCGACAACGGACGCAGAGTATTTCGTATGCGGCCCGGAACCCTTCATGGACCTCGTCGAGGGGGTGCTCGCCGAGCGCGGCGCCGATCCGGCGCGCGTGCACGTGGAGCGGTTCGCCTCGGCGGCCGAACCGGAACCCGTTGCCCCGCAAGCGGTCACCGCGGCCGAGGTGACCGTGCGATACGGCCGCCGCCGCGTCAGCGGTGCGCATCGCGCGGGCTCGACGATCCTGCAGACGGCCCGCGCACTGGGCGTGGCGCCCCCGTCCTCCTGCGAGGCGGGCAGCTGCGCGACCTGTATCGCCCGGATCGTTCGCGGCAGTGCGCGGATGCGCCACAACGACGCGCTCGGCGAGGACGAGGTGGCCGACGGCTGGGTGCTGACCTGCCAGGCGTTCCCGACCAGCCCGGTCGTGCACGTGGTCTACGAGTAG
- a CDS encoding TetR/AcrR family transcriptional regulator: MSPSRGDAAENPTTRTALLDAAEKIMMDEGYAAVSSRRLGTAVGVNPALVYYYFENMDNLFIELFRRGADRSYQTQIDALAAPQPLWSLWEAIHDRSHTALTMEFVALANHRKAIRAEISDSSRKFRKLQLDAVAKILDGYGVRDETRTPETIVLTMSSISRFLRIEEAFDVDAGHRQVINLVEIFLRELEGERQAPDPPR; the protein is encoded by the coding sequence ATGAGCCCGAGCCGCGGAGACGCCGCCGAGAATCCCACCACGCGCACCGCGCTGCTCGACGCGGCCGAGAAGATCATGATGGACGAGGGCTACGCCGCGGTCAGTTCCCGCCGGCTCGGAACTGCGGTCGGGGTCAATCCGGCGCTGGTCTACTACTACTTCGAGAACATGGACAATCTGTTCATCGAATTGTTCCGGCGCGGGGCCGATCGCAGTTATCAGACCCAGATCGACGCACTCGCCGCACCACAACCGCTGTGGTCGTTGTGGGAGGCCATCCACGATCGCTCGCACACCGCGCTGACCATGGAGTTCGTCGCGCTGGCGAATCATCGGAAGGCCATCCGGGCCGAAATATCGGATTCCTCCCGGAAATTCCGCAAACTGCAATTGGACGCGGTCGCGAAAATACTCGACGGCTACGGGGTGCGGGACGAGACGCGCACCCCGGAAACCATCGTGCTCACCATGTCCAGCATTTCGCGTTTCCTGCGGATCGAGGAAGCCTTCGATGTCGACGCCGGACATCGGCAGGTCATCAATCTGGTCGAGATCTTTCTCCGCGAACTCGAGGGCGAACGGCAAGCGCCGGACCCGCCGCGGTGA
- a CDS encoding DUF2993 domain-containing protein: protein MRALLILIVVLAIGLVVGDRVAVVVAQNEIGRKIAGEYQLEQQPKVAINGFPFLTQAVDGTYHDIGIRVGDWSGENITVHDLDITLTDVSAPLDDVLHDRTSNFVAAQAAAKALVPYDTVRGFASKEVESLSYAPDGLRVTGTFSVEGARVPATVIVTVAPVTDGIRITPVSVQPAAGGPALSLSVVQSMLTFVVPLRQLPLGAQLTEIQPGPDGLRVTAVAHTVRFSDVPQTGGE, encoded by the coding sequence ATGCGCGCATTGCTGATACTGATCGTCGTACTGGCGATCGGGCTGGTCGTCGGCGACCGGGTCGCGGTCGTGGTGGCGCAGAACGAGATCGGCCGCAAGATCGCCGGTGAGTACCAGCTCGAGCAGCAGCCGAAGGTTGCCATCAACGGCTTCCCGTTCCTCACCCAGGCCGTCGACGGCACCTATCACGACATCGGGATCCGGGTCGGCGACTGGAGCGGGGAGAACATCACCGTCCACGACCTCGACATCACGCTGACCGACGTCTCGGCGCCGCTGGACGACGTCCTGCACGACCGCACGTCGAATTTCGTGGCCGCGCAGGCGGCGGCGAAGGCGCTGGTGCCCTACGACACCGTGCGCGGCTTCGCGTCGAAGGAGGTCGAGTCGCTGTCCTACGCCCCGGACGGGCTGCGGGTCACCGGGACCTTCTCCGTCGAGGGCGCTCGGGTACCGGCGACGGTGATCGTCACCGTCGCGCCGGTGACCGACGGCATCCGGATCACACCCGTCTCGGTGCAACCGGCGGCCGGTGGGCCCGCGCTGTCCCTGTCGGTGGTGCAGAGCATGCTCACCTTCGTCGTGCCGCTGCGGCAGTTGCCGCTGGGAGCGCAGCTGACCGAGATCCAGCCCGGTCCCGACGGCCTGCGGGTCACCGCGGTCGCGCATACCGTGCGCTTCTCCGACGTACCGCAGACCGGCGGCGAGTAG
- a CDS encoding glycoside hydrolase yields the protein MVMKHVGGTVTPVRYTMTAFTNDSQTDMWVYESSDATHFSLVRRSAYRPPDADPAATPATAPTDKRGLCRDPSAFRHTDGAYYLTYTTAWDGDTIGFARSADRLDWTFLYEYRMPLPGVTNTWAPEWFVDRDNRVHVIVSINDGTGFRPHLMSALDTALNQPQWSIPTPLIGITPAPGTAGYIDTTMRLVKGRYHAFVKNETTKNIEVAVADKLGGPYVFVRVGNWAHWGGDGDGAPREGQCVIPLPDGRWRIYLDAYDLDDPVQGRYVYSDTVTTDLLGEWTTPQPLPGVSGFVRHFTVLLE from the coding sequence ATGGTTATGAAGCATGTCGGGGGCACGGTGACGCCGGTGCGGTACACCATGACCGCCTTCACGAACGACAGCCAGACCGATATGTGGGTCTACGAATCCAGCGATGCCACCCATTTCTCGCTGGTCCGCCGGTCCGCCTACCGCCCGCCGGACGCCGATCCGGCCGCGACCCCGGCGACCGCGCCGACCGACAAACGGGGCCTGTGCCGCGACCCCAGCGCGTTCCGGCACACCGACGGCGCCTACTACCTCACCTACACGACCGCGTGGGACGGTGACACGATCGGCTTCGCCCGCAGCGCGGACCGGCTCGACTGGACGTTCCTGTACGAGTATCGGATGCCGCTGCCCGGCGTCACCAACACCTGGGCGCCGGAATGGTTCGTCGACCGCGACAACCGCGTGCACGTCATCGTGAGCATCAACGACGGCACCGGCTTCCGGCCGCACCTGATGTCCGCGCTCGACACCGCGCTGAACCAGCCGCAGTGGAGCATCCCGACCCCGCTGATCGGCATCACCCCGGCGCCGGGCACCGCCGGTTACATCGACACCACGATGCGACTGGTCAAGGGCCGTTATCACGCGTTCGTGAAGAACGAGACGACCAAGAACATCGAGGTGGCGGTCGCCGACAAGCTCGGTGGCCCTTACGTTTTCGTGCGTGTCGGCAACTGGGCGCACTGGGGTGGGGACGGCGACGGCGCTCCGCGCGAGGGCCAGTGCGTGATCCCGCTGCCCGACGGCCGCTGGCGGATCTACCTGGACGCCTACGATCTCGACGATCCGGTCCAGGGCCGGTACGTGTACAGCGACACCGTGACCACCGATCTGCTCGGTGAATGGACCACTCCCCAGCCGCTGCCCGGCGTATCGGGATTCGTCCGCCACTTCACCGTGCTGCTCGAATAG
- a CDS encoding DUF4126 domain-containing protein encodes MDISAAVAAVLGAFGLSGAAGLNAWLPLLVVGVADRLGWIDLGGSYGWLSSTPVLLGIGVLLVVDLVGDKVPVLDSVLHAIGTVIAPTSGAILFTADTSLSAHLPPVVTAVLGALVAGSVHAGRTVARPFVTGTTAGVGNPVVSTAEDGTALVLTILALVVPVVAFVAILILLFGLGWTAVRARRWLRARRQRRRTGPGPRSGELPDTRRFAP; translated from the coding sequence ATGGATATCTCAGCGGCCGTCGCGGCGGTGCTCGGCGCCTTCGGGTTGTCGGGCGCCGCGGGGCTCAATGCCTGGTTGCCATTGCTGGTGGTCGGGGTCGCCGATCGGCTCGGCTGGATCGATCTGGGCGGTTCGTACGGGTGGCTGTCCTCGACGCCCGTACTGCTCGGCATCGGGGTGCTGCTCGTCGTCGATCTGGTCGGAGACAAGGTGCCGGTGCTGGATTCGGTGCTGCACGCGATCGGGACGGTGATCGCGCCGACGTCCGGGGCGATCCTGTTCACCGCCGACACCAGCCTGTCCGCGCATCTGCCGCCCGTGGTCACGGCGGTGCTCGGGGCCCTCGTCGCGGGCAGTGTGCACGCCGGGCGGACGGTGGCCCGGCCGTTCGTCACGGGAACGACTGCGGGCGTGGGGAATCCGGTCGTGTCGACCGCCGAGGACGGTACCGCGCTGGTGCTCACGATCCTCGCGCTGGTGGTGCCGGTCGTGGCCTTCGTCGCGATCCTGATCCTGCTGTTCGGGCTGGGCTGGACCGCGGTTCGAGCGCGGCGATGGTTGCGGGCCCGGCGGCAGCGCCGGCGGACGGGACCGGGCCCGCGTTCCGGCGAGCTCCCCGACACGAGGCGGTTCGCACCGTGA
- a CDS encoding SDR family oxidoreductase, producing MDKDVAVVIGVGGMGQAIARRIGSGRRLVLADFSAATLDAAGTLLRGEGHDVTTHVVDVSDAASVRALAEASAALGRLTHIAHTAGLSPTQAPVDRILHVDLLGVAIVLDEFAGVVAAGGAGVVIASMAGHMAPGLLSAEQAKQLATAPAAELLSLPAVTAVDDPGLAYSLAKQANLLRVQAAAGAWGARGARINSISPGVISTSMGQQELAGESGANMRALLDMSPAKRLGTPDDIAAAAAFLLDPQAGFVTGTDLLVDGGVVATLRALAPAR from the coding sequence ATGGACAAGGACGTTGCCGTCGTCATCGGTGTCGGCGGTATGGGCCAGGCGATCGCGCGCCGGATCGGCAGCGGCCGCAGGCTGGTGCTGGCGGATTTCAGCGCCGCCACGCTGGACGCGGCCGGGACGCTGCTGCGTGGTGAGGGCCACGATGTGACGACTCACGTGGTCGATGTCTCCGACGCGGCGTCGGTGCGGGCACTGGCCGAGGCGTCCGCCGCGCTGGGCCGGCTCACGCACATCGCGCACACCGCCGGGCTGTCCCCGACCCAGGCGCCCGTCGACCGCATCCTGCACGTGGACCTGCTCGGCGTCGCCATCGTGCTCGACGAATTCGCCGGCGTGGTGGCGGCCGGCGGCGCGGGTGTGGTCATCGCGAGTATGGCCGGTCACATGGCGCCGGGCCTGCTGTCGGCCGAACAGGCGAAGCAGCTGGCCACGGCCCCGGCCGCGGAACTGCTGTCGCTGCCCGCGGTGACCGCGGTCGACGATCCCGGCCTGGCCTACTCGCTGGCGAAGCAGGCGAATCTGCTGCGCGTCCAGGCGGCCGCCGGTGCGTGGGGCGCCCGCGGCGCCCGGATCAACTCGATCAGCCCGGGTGTGATCTCCACATCCATGGGCCAGCAGGAACTCGCCGGTGAGTCCGGCGCGAATATGCGTGCGCTGCTGGACATGTCGCCGGCCAAGCGGCTCGGCACCCCCGACGACATCGCCGCGGCCGCCGCCTTCCTGCTCGACCCGCAGGCCGGATTCGTCACCGGCACCGACCTGCTCGTCGACGGCGGCGTGGTCGCCACCCTGCGCGCCCTGGCCCCGGCCCGCTGA
- a CDS encoding TetR/AcrR family transcriptional regulator: MPGTRRGRPRSAQAHRAVLEAARDLLATGHYEQMTMDAIAARAGVGKQTVYRWWRSRSEVVAEAVLGGYIVPESPPPADTGDLAADLADWLGRNFQRLSEPATQAMIRGLTAAAADSDTDAERLYERLTGPTRQQLTERLGAGVAAGALRADADLGAMAESVIGALLFRVLTRRTATRADAEGLIDLLLRGAAAGER; the protein is encoded by the coding sequence GTGCCAGGGACCCGACGTGGACGGCCGCGCAGCGCGCAGGCCCATCGAGCCGTACTCGAGGCCGCGCGCGACCTGCTGGCGACCGGTCACTACGAGCAGATGACGATGGACGCGATCGCGGCGCGCGCGGGCGTCGGCAAACAGACCGTGTACCGGTGGTGGCGGTCGCGGTCCGAGGTGGTCGCCGAGGCGGTCCTCGGCGGGTACATCGTGCCGGAGTCCCCGCCACCGGCCGATACCGGCGATCTCGCGGCCGATCTGGCCGACTGGCTCGGCCGCAATTTCCAGCGGTTGTCCGAGCCCGCCACCCAGGCGATGATCCGCGGGCTGACCGCGGCGGCGGCCGACAGCGATACCGACGCCGAACGGCTGTACGAGCGGCTCACCGGGCCGACCCGGCAGCAACTCACCGAGCGGCTCGGCGCCGGGGTCGCCGCGGGCGCACTGCGAGCCGACGCCGATCTGGGCGCGATGGCCGAATCGGTCATCGGCGCACTGCTGTTCCGGGTACTGACCCGCCGGACCGCGACCCGGGCCGATGCCGAGGGCCTGATCGACCTGCTGCTGCGCGGCGCGGCGGCCGGCGAACGCTAG